The Carassius gibelio isolate Cgi1373 ecotype wild population from Czech Republic chromosome B5, carGib1.2-hapl.c, whole genome shotgun sequence genome segment CATTTTCATCAATTATTTTTAcatgaatattttaatttcattacagaTTACAGCAGAGGCTCGCAGTAAACTGGTGAGCTGGCTCATAGCAGTACACAGACAGCTCAAACTGTCTTTCGAATCATGCTGCTTGGCTGTTAATATCATGGACCGTTTCCTGATTACAACCTCAGTAGCTGCAGACTGTTTCCAGTTACTGGGAGTCACATCTCTGCTGATCGCCACAAAACAGGTGCTGCTCTTCTTTGTGTACTTGTAGTGTATCTTAAAGGGGACATTACATGGATTTTTTAGATGTTCTTTGAGGTTTACTTATAATGTTAGTAAAGTCCATTAGATTATTGCATTAGTAAGTGTTTATtctcttcattaaaaaaaaatatgtggaaAAGTTACAACCCTATGTCTAAAAATGACCTGTTTTAAGGGGCGTGTCCTTTAAGGCTTCTTAGTAAATGGCCACtgttctgatatatatatatatatatatatatatatatatttaaaaatccatATTTGCAGACaacataatattaatgaaataaaagtccATTATATTTAGAGAGACCCATGCAttactgtttcttaacacacttaaatgccattttaaatgtatttgctaaatgtattaaattacaactttttaacaaacctgtaaatatgtatatttttaaagagGTTATATAACGgtgcttaaaattattattttattatacttaaaacattatttttttgtatttggtgtaaagcaatgagattaaatggaTTAAGATTAAAAAACTTGATCTAAGTAGTGAGTTTTGTGTTTTCCAGGTTGAAGTGTATTCACCTCGCATCACACAGCTTCTGTCGCTTTGCTGCAATACTTTTTCCAGAGAACAGCTGTGCAATCTCGAATGCCTGATCCTTCTCAGACTCAATTTCAGACTGGCTGCACCTACCCTTGCTTTCTTTCTGGACTATTTCACCAGTCGCACAACTGGATGTCAGACTGATGAAGCCATGGATAAGATGGTCATTACACAGGATAAACATGTATGGAAGGAGCATGAGAAGAAGTGGAAATGGTTGGCATGCAAAGTATGTGAACTGAGTTTGGCTGACTACACATTTAACAAGTATATGCCGTCTGTGATTGTGCTGTGTGCTATGAAAGTGGCAAAAGATCTGCTGAAGAATTCAGTGCAGCCCACAGACAACGACGCTGGTTCATCACAAACATTGGAGTCTCTCTGTTTTCAAGAGTTTCCAACATTTGAAGCTCAGCTTTTGTTTCAGCAATGCACAGTAGATCTGAAATTGTTGGTTTCTCTTAATCAAGATGCAGTCCAGGACTTCATAGcattataaatcattatattagttcATTCCACAAAATGATCACATTGACAATTTGCTAAAACGTACTTAAGAAATTCACCTGAAGAAAGTTagcaaaaaatgcaaaatactgTAGTGTACTGTTTTGCTATGAATCTGTAATACTGTAGATCTGTAATACTCCATATGACTCAAAAAAGGGTGGATTTATAATACACATGAAACAACTTGTCAAGCTGTATTTGTcctataatttatttatgcaaaagtaaggttttattttaaatgtatgtgtactgtatgtagaaTCCAACTTTTTGAATTtctgtttgtaaaataaaattgaaattcataaaaaaaagcaGAACTATGAATAATATTAGAGTTTTTCATGACCATTTTTCAGGATCTCTGTCCTCTTGGCATGTGAATTGAATTGTGCTCACATACAGGCTGTGGGGTTTCTACAATGCCTTCTACAGCGTCTTTGCAATGCCAGCATTACATTGTGACACAAAAATAATATGCATTCTGAAATGTGCATCACAAAGATATATTGTTCAAAATAGCATTTAGGCACTTCAGCTATTTTAATGATTGAGGTTATGCATTATTTGGGAAACCATAAGACAATGTTTTGAGTTTCTGAtgtcagaaattattttttttatttatttataaactaaatgaactaaatttacagtatgttttcatattttaattaattctttTATCCCTAAAGTTAAGTGAAAGatatgacaatttaaaaaaaacttgtgaaGGATACCATTCGAGAGGCCtaaatttctttattttaggatttggttttattgtaaaaatttgCCTACTCAGTTAACTGAACTTGGTGAGCAAAGCTCAGCTGTATTTATTATAAGGTGCTTTTCATATACACTCATCTGCACTAGCTACTTGGTCTGTAACGTATGTCCACCAGAACAAAGTGatgtttgaacagaagcagtgcTCTTGCTTAGTATGCTGTATATGATAGTCTAACAGCCTGGATATACAtgttttttgagaagaaaaaaaaaagtgtgagtaAAGTACTGGCATTAAGTTGGCTAGACATTGGACGTTAAATATTCGCAAATTTAGGGACCATCATTAAAGTTACAAGCGCTATTGGTATACAGTTTTCTAACTTCAATAGCATTTGAGTAAAAATCAACTGTAAACTGTTAATCTGTGTGTCAACTATAATGCAAACcttttacattttgttatatttattcaaataaactgtaaatcatatttagaattatttttaacatACACTATTTTTCAAAACCGAATGGGCTCAAGCCATAgattgtataaaaacatggacgtagtgtccatgACGTCACCCATACGTTTCCGAagagtttttgaaaccaaaagtgggtGGAGCGTGCcttcgccatcttggcagcgcgtcactgcACGTCACTCTGGGGTAATCAAAAATAGATAAAAAggcaggagctggttgctgaagccacgcccacctagctcaaCGGCGGTGACCACCTGTCACTCTagtgaccacgcccttaattatgcagaactttaaggcttaatatttacatttagtcatttagcagatgcttttatccaaaacgacttacaaatgaggacaatggaagtaataaaaagcaacaaaagagcaatgatatataagtgctataacaagtctcagtttgcTTAAACGCAGTAGGCTACACATAGCAAAggcttataaataatataatagataaaaagaaaacagatagaatagaaaaataatagagcaagaTAGTGTTAGAagtcttttttataattgtataaaaaatgaaaagaaaatagaatacaaaaacataagaaaggtagttttttttttaaagaatagaattagaatagtgactAGTGAGtgctaaggttagagggtcaaataaagatggaagagatggggtTTAAgcggattaatatatatatatatatatatataatttatataattaaaaaggatgaataatgaaaaaaaaaatcaacccccTCACAGTTATCATGAaaggcaaaattagctatatagaccaaaatcatttttttaacaaggctgtaaacatgttttttcctgctgtaaagttgggcatttgaACATGGAGAGTCTATTACTCATTTGTGCAgtcagtcgatgaattacagtgttagtcacttccttgttggcttcaggAGAGCAAGCAGGAAGTCTGCCGCTCAACTCAAATCCAAATTTGAAgatcagttagattttttttcatatgatttttagtgtatattaataaatataaaaaatgttaaaggtCTGCATTATAGTTGACCTAGATGAGCACAGTGGTTTTTATGACTTTAAGTCATTCTCAAATGCTATTGGGCCTTAATTTTAAGTTTGAGCCTATTCGGTTGtggaaaaatagcatttattttcttttcttttttacatatatttttgtttatttgaataaatatcaaaaatctaaaaggtgtgcattatagttgaCACCTGGATTAAcagtttacagttgtttttatgagtaTACTAATTATTCTGCTGAAATTATATTGATCTTTAAATTATGGctttttttcatttgtgtaaGAAAAGTAAACTCATATTATCGCCATTCATTCATATTTCTTGAGTGCCAAAGTccctataacaataataaaaaaaaaaacgtactgaaAGCAACCGTTTACCTATATTCTACTTAATTGTATTTTGATTACGTTTCTTACTGTTTGGTTTAAAATAGTTACCTATCTCTGTAATGCTGCAGCTATGTTGAGTCTTGCACAAGTCGGTTAGTAAGCAGACAGACAGGGCGTGGAGGAAATGAAGTGAAGAGAGAAAgtaaatgtgacactgaattcaTTTGTTAGCaggttgcaaaaaaaacaaacaaacaaaaaaaaaaaaaacaaacaaaaaaaaaacaaataacaatgtGTTAGTTTGTTAGACCAATCAAGCATTAACGTTCTTATTTGAGCGTGTGAGGTTTTGAATTTGCCGGCTTGTTATTGGCTGGCGGTGTGTAAGGGGCGGGGCTTTAACTCAAATCACTCACCGCTCGTGACTCCGAAGGCATGtagtctgactgtctgtctctgCTGTGATCCGTGAAACGGTTGGAGCGTGTGGAAACAAACTACTGCAGTTCGTTAACAAGGAGAGCTTTTCATTTTACGGCTGTTTCGTTAGGCTCCACTACTCTGTTCTTCTATTAGAGAGCATTTTCTCCGAGTTAACCGGACCAAGACCTAACTTACTCTGATGTATTCAACGTGAGCCTCACTATTATGTGTATATGACGgttaatttaacagtattttacactCGTATCGAATGAGCTAGCCATTCACACCGGTAATAAAATGTCTGAGAAGATTTCAGAGAAGCGATACTCCAGCATGGACGAGTCCTCACTGCGCAATCTGGTGAGTTCAGCTcagaaattccttttttttttttattatacatacatttaagCTTTTCCATCACTTTATTCTTTGACAAAAAGGTACGTGCTTCATCAAGTGTTcacatctgtatgaaaaaatcgCTCAGTAAACAGAATATGCGGGCTCAAGCGCACATGTCAGGTTGTAAAATGGTTAAAAATTAACAAAGTGTATGCAGAAGGCTAAATATTGTTCAACCTTTACAGTAACAACTATGATGATGTTGTCgccaataatattttatttctccGAAATCAAAAACGAATATTTGTCCATAATTTTTACTATTCATGATTGTAACACCTGAGTTTACA includes the following:
- the LOC127958008 gene encoding cyclin-O, translated to MSGGSSEMSALSDSGFEEDLHTSPAAASSARLTSDLHECDYEESCFIIQRHNELQFLAQNCLARQPQITAEARSKLVSWLIAVHRQLKLSFESCCLAVNIMDRFLITTSVAADCFQLLGVTSLLIATKQVEVYSPRITQLLSLCCNTFSREQLCNLECLILLRLNFRLAAPTLAFFLDYFTSRTTGCQTDEAMDKMVITQDKHVWKEHEKKWKWLACKVCELSLADYTFNKYMPSVIVLCAMKVAKDLLKNSVQPTDNDAGSSQTLESLCFQEFPTFEAQLLFQQCTVDLKLLVSLNQDAVQDFIAL